The Falco rusticolus isolate bFalRus1 chromosome 5, bFalRus1.pri, whole genome shotgun sequence genome has a segment encoding these proteins:
- the DUSP6 gene encoding dual specificity protein phosphatase 6, with protein sequence MLDTFRPVPFASEMAISKSVAWLNEQLEMGNDRLLLMDCRPQELYESSHIESAINVAIPGIMLRRLQKGNLPLRSLVASSEEDRERFARRCGTDTVVLYDEHSRDWNENTGGESVLGLLLKRLKDEGCKAFYLEGGFSKFQAEFALHCETNLDSSCSSSSPPLPVLGLGGLRISSDSSSDIESDIDRDPNSATDSDGSPLSNNQPSFPVEILPYLYLGCAKDSTNLDVLEEFGIKYILNVTPNLPNLFENAGEFKYKQIPISDHWSQNLSQFFPEAISFIDEARGKNCGVLVHCLAGISRSVTVTVAYLMQKLNLSMNDAYDIVKMKKSNISPNFNFMGQLLDFERTLGLSSPCDNRVPNQQLYFTTPSNQNVFQVDSLQST encoded by the exons ATGCTAGATACGTTCAGACCCGTCCCTTTCGCGTCGGAAATGGCGATTAGTAAATCCGTGGCGTGGCTGAACGAGCAGCTGGAGATGGGCAACGACCGGCTGCTGCTGATGGACTGTCGGCCGCAGGAGTTGTACGAGTCGTCCCACATCGAGTCGGCCATCAACGTGGCCATCCCCGGCATCATGCTGCGGCGGCTGCAGAAGGGCAACCTGCCCCTGCGGTCCCTCGTCGCCAGCAGCGAGGAGGACCGGGAGCGCTTCGCCCGCCGGTGCGGCACCGACACGGTGGTGCTGTACGACGAGCACAGCCGCGACTGGAACGAGAACACGGGCGGCGAGTccgtgctggggctgctcctcaAGCGCCTCAAAGACGAAGGCTGCAAGGCGTTTTATCTGGAAG gTGGTTTCAGCAAGTTCCAGGCCGAGTTTGCCCTGCACTGCGAAACTAACCTAGACAGTTCGTGtagcagcagctctcctccttTGCCGGTCCTGGGCTTGGGAGGCCTCCGAATCAGTTCCGATTCCTCATCAGACATTGAATCTGACATTGACAGAGACCCCAACAGTGCCACGGACTCCGATGGCAGCCCTCTCTCCAACAACCAGCCTTCCTTCCCGGTGGAGATTTTACCCTACCTCTACTTAGGCTGTGCCAAGGACTCCACTAACCTGGACGTTTTAGAAGAGTTTGGCATTAAATACATCTTGAATGTTACCCCCAACCTGCCTAATCTCTTTGAAAACGCCGGCGAATTCAAGTACAAACAGATCCCAATCTCTGACCACTGGAGCCAAAATCTGTCTCAGTTCTTTCCTGAGGCCATCTCCTTTATAG ATGAAGCACGGGGGAAGAACTGCGGTGTCCTGGTGCATTGCTTAGCAGGGATCAGCCGCTCGGTCACGGTGACAGTGGCCTACCTCATGCAGAAGCTCAACTTGTCTATGAACGATGCCTATGATATTGTAAAGATGAAGAAGTCCAACATTTCACCCAACTTCAACTTCATGGGTCAGCTGCTGGACTTCGAGCGGACTCTGGGGCTGAGTAGCCCCTGTGACAATCGAGTGCCGAACCAGCAGCTGTACTTCACCACCCCTTCCAACCAGAACGTCTTCCAGGTGGATTCCCTGCAGTCCACGTGa